One genomic region from Colletotrichum lupini chromosome 7, complete sequence encodes:
- a CDS encoding patatin-like phospholipase, with the protein MNDVFLNPVHPLPAIRVKSSSPSGPSASTKPGRPSSIKKQQPPTPLNAAFDSISRAIKGANNLVLSLRDGLSELERENRRKKEERRLVLSIHMKNAESRKQWQEAAEELDILEENDLWKLDPYSGDYNPALIEARLKELDDARTNCDTRAMMHLVRTALCRDLGGMGNVDLYRHSYVGTKSLIERYVDSAMQTIDALVEKSQFALPEGMGQRDILESVLYARQSFGRSALLLSGGGTLGMSHIGVLKALFEVKLLPRIISGASAGSIVSAVICTRTDEEIPRLVKEFPYGDLAVFDAEENPDGVFDHMRRLLTEGSWSDIKHLTRVMRGLVGDLTFQEAYNRTRRVLNICVSTESMYELPCLLNYITAPNVMIWSAVAASCSVPLVFSAAPLLVKDPDTGEYMPWNPTPQRWIDGSVDNDLPMTRLAEMFNVNHFIVSQVNPHVTPFLARDDQLDPDDFAARRGSSLSPSKQELDWVYALTALAKDEALHRLHFLAEIGVFPNLVTKLRSILSQKYSGDINILPEVNVHDIPKILSNPSPEFMLRACLMGERAAWPKLSRIRDRCAIELALDRAVHRLRARVVFSDSQVDLRRLTTGIALPPPWPKSIALPKQTSSVAPALTLDTEVVKNRQRRCSGSSVQLMAHHRRLMENVLTDEETEEEERLEMRARHGHGSSSPVIVRKPRLKRAAKSHYNVSLVRGPMTSPINQAQLEATEFDFGKPVTPPLHRSRKSESSLFHARKPSSLEMTPAKEFELVAPPSRGEATSHTDEMETSDLHSSDGDVESHTEDTMSDPDPYEGNWLHGLGNELETTPKRDKEVLEVSSRELVPVGDSLDGLWD; encoded by the exons ATGAACGACGTTTTCCTGAATCCTGTGCACCCTCTGCCCGCGATCCGGGTCAAGTCCTCCTCCCCCTCTGGCCCCTCAGCCTCGACCAAACCTGGCCGCCCTTCTTCCATCAAGAAACAACAGCCACCGACGCCTCTAAATGCTGCCTTTGATTCAATATCCCGGGCCATCAAGGGCGCCAATAACCTTGTCTTGTCTCTTCGTGATGGACTGTCTGAGCTGGAACGGGAGAACAGGAGGAAAAAGGAAGAGCGTAGGCTTGTGCTCTCTATTCACATGAAGAAT GCGGAAAGCAGGAAACAATGGCAGGAAGCCGCAGAAGAGCTCGACATCCTCGAGGAAAATGACCTTTGGAAACTCGACCCATATTCGGGAGATTACAACCCAGCCCTGATTGAGGCGCGACTGAAAGAACTCGACGATGCACGAACGAACTGCGACACTCGTGCCATGATGCACCTTGTCCGAACCGCCCTATGCAGAGACCTTGGCGGCATGGGGAACGTCGACCTATATAGACACTCATACGTAGGCACCAAGAGCCTCATCGAACGTTACGTCGACTCGGCCATGCAGACGATCGACGCCCTAGTAGAAAAGAGCCAGTTCGCATTGCCCGAAGGCATGGGCCAGAGGGACATCCTCGAGAGTGTCCTGTACGCCCGCCAGAGTTTCGGGCGAAGTGCACTGCTCTTGAGTGGAGGCGGGACTCTGGGTATGTCCCATATCGGTGTTCTCAAGGCCCTCTTCGAAGTCAAACTGCTTCCGCGCATCATATCAGGTGCCTCAGCAGGTTCCATTGTGTCGGCCGTGATCTGTACGAGGACCGATGAAGAGATTCCTCGGCTCGTAAAGGAATTCCCCTATGGCGACCTAGCTGTCTTTGATGCTGAGGAGAACCCCGACGGCGTCTTTGACCACATGCGGAGATTGCTCACCGAGGGAAGCTGGTCCGATATAAAACACCTGACCCGCGTGATGCGTGGTTTGGTCGGAGATCTTACCTTTCAGGAAGCCTATAACCGCACTCGGCGCGTCCTCAATATTTGCGTCTCAACCGAATCCATGTACGAGCTGCCGTGTCTCCTAAACTACATCACGGCACCCAATGTCATGATCTGGTCCGCTGTAGCTGCATCATGCTCCGTACCCCTCGTCTTCAGCGCTGCGCCGCTGCTCGTAAAGGACCCCGATACCGGCGAATACATGCCCTGGAACCCGACACCGCAGCGATGGATCGACGGGTCTGTGGACAACGATTTGCCCATGACGAGGCTTGCAGAGATGTTCAACGTAAATCACTTCATTGTCTCTCAAGTGAACCCTCACGTTACCCCGTTTCTGGCTCGTGATGACCAGCTGGATCCCGATGATTTCGCGGCACGCCGGGGGTCCAGCCTGTCACCCAGCAAGCAAGAGCTTGACTGGGTCTACGCCCTCACTGCTCTTGCCAAAGATGAGGCATTGCATCGTTTGCATTTCCTTGCCGAGATTGGTGTCTTTCCGAATCTCGTCACTAAGCTTAGGAGCATTCTCAGCCAAAAGTATTCGGGCGACATCAACATTCTCCCAGAAGTAAATGTTCACGACATTCCGAAAATTCTCAGCAATCCGAGCCCCGAGTTCATGCTGCGAGCCTGTTTGATGGGCGAGCGTGCTGCGTGGCCGAAACTGAGCCGGATCCGCGATCGTTGTGCCATTGAGCTCGCGTTGGACAGGGCGGTCCATCGTTTGCGAGCCCGCGTCGTATTCTCGGATAGTCAAGTTGACTTGAGGAGGCTCACCACCGGCATCGCTTTGCCACCTCCTTGGCCCAAATCCATTGCCCTTCCAAAGCAGACATCTTCGGTAGCTCCCGCTCTGACGCTAGACACCGAAGTCGTGAAGAACAGGCAGCGTAGATGTTCCGGAAGCAGCGTGCAACTCATGGCGCATCACAGGCGTCTGATGGAGAACGTGCTTACAGACGAAGAgacggaagaggaagaaCGACTAGAGATGCGGGCAAGGCATGGCCATGGCAGCTCCTCGCCTGTCATTGTTCGCAAACCACGCCTCAAGAGGGCGGCAAAGAGCCATTACAATGTTTCCCTGGTTAGAGGACCGATGACAAGCCCAATCAACCAGGCGCAACTTGAGGCCACAGAGTTCGACTTTGGGAAGCCTGTCACACCGCCGCTGCACCGCTCACGAAAATCGGAATCCTCTCTGTTCCACGCCCGAAAACCGAGCAGCCTTGAGATGACACCGGCGAAAGAATTCGAGTTGGTAGCGCCACCATCGAGGGGCGAGGCAACCTCGCACACGGATGAAATGGAGACATCAGACCTTCACTCTTCTGACGGCGATGTAGAGTCACACACAGAAGACACAATGTCCGACCCGGACCCGTACGAGGGTAACTGGCTGCATGGGCTTGGGAATGAGTTGGAGACGACGCCCAAGAGAGACAAAGAGGTGCTTGAGGTGAGCAGTCGTGAACTGGTTCCAGTGGGCGACTCGTTGGACGGACTTTGGGATTGA